The window TATGACAAAAAGTGTTTTTACATCATGTATATAAATAACTTTCTCTGTTTTCATCATATCACAGAAAAAGCGACTATTGGGGTAATGTATGTGCTATGTCACTGACTCACCGTCCACATACTCCTGGTAGGCCTCAAAAATAGCTTCAATGCCCTGCCACTTCCTTGgaacatcctcctcctcctcctcctcttcgtcCTCTTCCTGATCGGACTCTTCCTCATCCTCAGACAGGTTCTCCTGTGGGGCTAGAGTGTCCCGGTTGGCTACAGAAGAAGGGAAGTGATGGCCATTGATATGTGCACGCTGAGAGACATGGATGAGATTTGAACTTTTCAGCTGAGAGACGCTGTGAGGCTGCGAGGGATCGGCCTTCACACCGGCCTCTGGGACGCAGTTTGAGAGTCCTTAAGAAGAagagagtgagacaaaacaaacaaaaagcaaagtcAGTCCTTGTAGCTCTTTTTAACAGCTTGATGTGATTTTCACTTAACGTGATAGGAACTGgacttttgtttacattttaaaggCAGTGCAGTGCACACTGACACCACTAGGTGGCAAACCCCTAACATTATAGAACAATCAGGTCATGCACCTATGGGAGCGTGGCTAACCTTTGTTCTGCAGTGTGCTGTGTGTGGACTGCAGCACAGCCTGATGGAAGTGCTGAGCGAAGGCCTCAGGGGTGAACCGCTCCAAGGGTCGATTCCGCCCATTCTGCACTTGACCGGGCTCCTTTttctgagcagcagcagcgccaGTGCCAGCGCCGTTCTGGAGGCCCTGGCGCTTCCTGTTCGATTGTGTCTCCACGAATTCAGCCTTTTCATGATGTGGGGCCAAGGGAGGAGGGAGCCGAGTCACCGTGGAGTCTACAGGTGGTTTGTGCGCGTCGTTATGAAGGTGTTTATGTTTGCTAAGATAGGGAGGGGAGGGGCTGGGAGAGTCTGGGTACAGGTGTCCATTTGACGGACACGGCAGAGGTGCTGAGAAGGAGTCACCTAAAAGATAAGCAGAGGTTTTATTAAAGAGTTGTTTGCTAATTAATTGAGAGCGCATGTGTTCATGTTTCCTGCGTTTGTCTGCGTGTGCCTCACCAGTGGAGGGAACCGGAGGACTTCTGCACAGTGGTAAAGGATTATATCTGAGTGTGTCTAACGTCACAGTCTTCCTCTGAATGGCCTTCAGCAGCTCTTCTGTTCTCTCTTTATCtacagagaaaaagacagaatgaGAACACCCATcactcatattttaaaaaaatatgtgttaaaaaaatgacTTGGGCCGGGAACTAATGGGGACGTGTCAGTAAATGGATGATCTGAGGGTAATGCCCAattcagagaggaaaaaaattcaatttaatGAAGTTCTTACCAGTTCCCCCCCCCCTCAACAgtctccaaatgttttcttaaGGCCAGAATAGCTTACACTGATTTTAGATTTTATGCCCCATTTCATCGACAACTAGATCTTACTGAAGCACTGGCCTTACAGAAAAGTCTTCAGAAAATGAAGaggaaaaactttaaaagagaGTGCAAGTGAGCTGCTGATTATACAACAGCGTCCCTGCAAGCAAGTAATAATCATTTAACAACAGAGAGTTTACGCTGGTATTTGAAAATCCAATCTTCAGATTGTAGTTATGAGATTCTTTTTAACAGAggggtaaaataaaataaacacagccaGTGTTTTGGCTGAAAAACAAcgaatgaaaaacaaagagctcTAGGAATATTTAACACTTCTTAGGCAGTCTTTGCATAAtaatatttctaacttttaatataaaaacttGAGAGAGCAATGGAAAATTTCTCATTCATTGCATTCTGCCATCAGAGAGGCATCTTATTGGTCCTACATTCATCCTGCAGCATGACAAGAACCCCAAACGTACAGCCGGAGTCATCATCTGTTTTCAGTGACTACTGCAGACGGTATGGACTTGTGGTCACCTAAACCCCAAGATTTTTCCATTGTACTCCTTATACATGCCAATGCCACTTTCTTAGGACCAAGTTTTTCTGATTAATAACTGCTtttgtagcccatctgcttcacaATTTCATGCATtttgctcttctgcatactatAGTTGcactttttcttcattttcaggtAATTTTCACCCGAAGAACTAATGCTTACTGATAACTTATCTTTTTTGGACCAGTGTTTAGAAACCGtaaagatggttgtgtgggaaaatcccagacGATCCTCAGATTCTGGAGTACCCTGACAACCATGCCTTGTTCAAGTCACAAAAATGAACTTTCTTCTCTTTCCGatgctcagtttaaacttcagcaggtcatcacAACCATGTCTACACGCCTAAATGCGCTAAGCTAATGCCACGCGATTGGTTGATTTTCGTTAACAGGTAGTTTAATAGGTTTACCTGATATAGCAGCCACccaaaaatgtatatatttgaagATATTTTTCTACATATTTAGTTTTGCCAGTTTTTTCCATTATACATCTGCAGTTTATCCAGTTTCATAAATTAATGACCTTTTAAACAGATTTCACACATTCTGAAGCAGTACCATGTTTTCCCTGGATGTGGGCTCAAATCTACTCTTGCTGGACAAATCAGAAAATCCCACTCCAACCTTCAGATTCTTCCTAACTTTATTTTCTTCTCACTCCTCCTACTACCTCAGTAAACACCCAAAACTGAGCGAAAGtaaatgctttatttttttccctccacgGGGAATCACCAGAGCAACTCTGAAGAAAGCAGAGTAGCACGTaggatgtgtgtgtggataCCAAACAGGTTGTTACCTCTCCTCTGCTGTGGGCTGACGTGCGAGAGGTTGAACATAAGGAGGaagtcttttttcttctccagtTCGGGGGTGCAGTCCATCTGCTCGGCAGAGTACGGAGTAGTTAAGGGAGTTGTGGGTGTTGAAGATGTTGAAGGTGAGCAGGCCTTTTTCTTGCCCTGCACAGCCGGAGGAGAGACGCTGCGCTCtttcatcatcctcctcctcttcctcctcttctgaGCCAGAAGATCATCGCGATGGGTCAGCGTAGTAAGACCACACACACGCAGAAAATCCACTTTCTTTGGAGAAAGATCAATCagacaaaagggaaaaaaacccaaaaaccttCATACCTGTGATGAATgcatgtgtgactgtgtgtgttttcgcACCTCTGAAGACGTGTCCAGCTTGAGTGGGGGCTGTTCTGTCACTCTTCTCAGATGAGCTTTCACCTCCTCCTCATCGCTCTCATCATATGACTCATCCAGGTCATAGTAATAACCTGGTAAAGGCAGAGCATTATTAAAACAATTGCGGGCCTATGCATCAGTAATGACATGATCTGCAGTTCCCTTTAGTCTTCCATCTCCACCTCCTGctgctttctgttttattcCTCTCACCTCCTTCTTTGGCctctttcctcctcttctcttccaGGTCGAGTTTGCTGAGCAGCCTGCGGTGCTGCTGGAGAACCTCATCGTACACCATCATGCTGTCAGGCACCTGATGCGATCGCTCCCTTACCGCTGGCGGAGAAGCAGCCTGGCACCGTCCCCCTAGGTCAGTGCAGGCTCCACTGGAGATAGACGGAGGCATAAAGGATCGCTGGTGGAGGTTATTGATATGATGCCGGTGGTAGAGGCTCTGGATGGCTCTGTCCTGCTCACTCTTGTTCCAGCACTCCTGTAAACTTGCTCCCCTGAGTGAGGCGAACCTTTCTGGGCTTTTTGCCATCCTCCTGTTGCCCTCTTCCAGCCTCTCCCCCCATGCCGCAGGCGGTCTCTCAGCTCTGGTCAATCCCGGTGGCGGTCGACTCGGTGGCGTTGGGGCGTTTAGTTTTCTGCGGGAGTCTGCAGGTGCGTCAACAAGAGAAGCTGGGTTCCACAGTGTAGTGGCAGGGGCAGGAGGTTGATGGGGAGCTTTTGGGGAGATTAGCGGCGGTGGAGCGCCGAGGCAGGCTGCTACATCTTTGCTGCCTGAGTTGTGATAGACTGAACCGGTGCTGCTTAGAAGAACAGAAAGaaccttttattcaaattctggaCCTAGTAAAGAGTGCATGGTGTTTCAAAAGGGAtacaaattgtattcaaaagaagaagcagctaaTTCTCACCGGCTGCCGTCTCTCCTCGGTTCCACCCCTTTCCCCGGTGACCTGAGGCCAAGCTCTAACGGACGCTCCCTGTCCTGTCCCTGTGCTCGCTGTCGTGTTAACCACGCCTCCTCGCTGGCTCTCTGACTCATCATGCTGGCGGAAAGAGCTCCATGGATCCCACCAACAGCACCAGCATGATGTTTCCCCAGGTGAGAAGGCAACAAGCTGGGCACTGGGTATGGCACAGAGCCCCTGGAGGAGTGAATGCTAGGCTGCAGAGGCTTAGGTGctgaaaaacctgggtgttcGGAGTCCTTGGATTTATCTGGAGAAACTGTGGAGTTATGGAAAGTGCATGTGTTATGTGCTACGCTGATATATCAGGATGTTTATTTACTTCAACTGCACAAAGTAATGGGCCTTTATTTGATGCAGTCTTTATTTCTAAGTCCTTCAGTTTGATAAGTATAACTGGACATATTAGTCCATTTTCCACTGCAGGAAGTCTTATTTTAGGATCTGCTCCCATTGCCCTTTTAAGTTACAGTATTACCCTGTTTTTTAAGATTCAATACCTCTGTTAcacaattaaaattaaaagtccAGTAGTGTTTCAGTGACCAGGAACACCTTCTACTTTAAACGGGCTTTTACTGTGAAATTTCAAGATAAACCATTAGCAACAAGAGCCCGAAAAGATCAAAGGATTACAAAGGTAAATTACTCAACCCCtacagcctctctctctctttgggGTCTGGTTTCAGTCATGTATGTCAATATTCACGTGCAGAATGTGTTCGCAGAGGTTAAAAAATGAGACAGACTGTGTGCAGAGCTGAGATTGTTAGCCAAAGAGCGAGAGCTTGAAGAGAGAATAAAATTTAAAGGTTTCAACCACAAGTGTGCTAATTTATATGTCAATCTGCTTGTACTTTAAACAATTTACTGCATCCTTTTGATAGTTTTATTTCAGCAACTTGAGAAGTCAGCAGGTTCACCGAAGTCATTAGAAATTCTCCTTTGGGGTATAAATGTTTCTAACAGATTTCATTGCAATCTGGCCAGTAGCTGTCAGGATATGTGGCTCAGGTCCAAAGTGTTGGGCAGACACTTTTTTTAAGCAACACAAGTGTTAAAAATTTAAACTACTGCAGATCAAAACCAGCAGTGTTGTGAGTTTCTGTCTTCTTTCTCGATAATAATGAGTAATAATGAGTCAGCTATACCCAGAATAGACTACTTGGGTATTTTAACTgaaattaagtaaaaaaaaaaaatctgtttctaAAACTCTGTATACATGCTTGAGCATGCACCTGCAGGCGAGCGCACATACATGTACAcgcgtgtttgtgtgtaggtACCCAGTCTGTTCGGGGTCAGCCTTTCTCCTGGCCTGGCCCTGTCCTCCGGTGGTGCCCTCCGAGCATGCAGCTCAGCCAGGTAGTGGCCCTCCGCCGCTCTGACCATCTGCTGCTGTCTCTCCCTCTGCCTCTCCTTCTGTCTTTCCAGCTCTCTCTCAcgctccctctcctcctctcgctccctctctctttcccgCTCTCGTTCCAGCCCggcctctcgctctctctctttctctcgttcacgctcttgctctctctctcgctggcGGAGCTCGTTCTCCATCTGTAGCCTGTGGGGGAGGTTGACAAGTATgcgtacacacagacacagacacaagcacacacacacacacaaagggagaaggtgagagatgcaACACCCAACATGAGGCAGATATTAACCACACACTGGTGAACCTCGCACAAACATTTCTactaaaacatacacacacacacacgcagctgcagaagcacacacacacactctccattTACCATGAGGAAAATAATCCATACACAGCATGACTGAGCAAGAGCAGATGAACACTTAATAGGTATCCACAggaaaatgacacacacacacacacacacacacacacacaagcaatcaatagcacacaaacaaacctacaAGATATGCAGGAGCCATTACAGAACCAGATGATGAATGCCATCCAtttcaaacacaaacatttcccCTGTGCATTATGCCACAGGAAAACAATGAGTATTGTCAAACTGAGAAAGCAGCTCAAAGCGCTGAAAGAAAATAGAGACACACAGAGggacttaaaaaataaaaaaatacttcGTTATGTGTGTGCGATTTTATGTAAGCGCTGGCTTGCATATGCATGTCTGTGGGCgttcagtgtgtgtgaagggCAGTGTGTGTGATAAGTGTATAGAAGGCACTGTGGGGTGTGTGCTAAAAATATCACACAGTCAGCAACCTGTGCCTACCCTGCAGAGAGATTACACAGCTCTGCAGAcagtgaagaaagaaagaaagaaagaaagagagaaggaaaggaagaaacaaacaaagtgtTACCTCTCAGATAAGGCTGTATGGTTTAGGTCAGCAGGGTAGCGGCCTCCAGGCAGGTGTAAGTGGAGGGCAGAGGGGTGCAGTGGAGGGAAGGCACCCCCTGCAGGCACAGAGTAGAACTGTGATCGCAGTGCAGAAAGACACAGAGACTCCTCCATCCTgtggcagaaaaaaacaaaaaaacgagtCAGAATATATCTGCCACTGAGGAGCTGATGGTTATCTGATAAGTGAGTGCAGAATAGATTAAAggatgtgggttttttttatttttaacattttgacttttatttgaCAGGACTGTGCAGAAGAAGCAGTAAAAGCATGGAGAGAACAGAAGTTTGAACCCAGGTCCCTGCAGCAAGGACTTTAGCTTTTTGTTATGGGGCGCCACCTCAACCTGGTGAGCTATAGTGGACACTGcacacttcctgctttattccAGCATGCTATATAAAAAGACTGTAAGTAAAAATTGAAATAGCCACAATGATGATGCCCACTGGTTAGTAAAGTGAATTCAGCATCGTGTTTTAAAACCAGAGGAGAAGATTGGGTTGAGAAAACGAGGAATATTGCAGTCCCAAAGCTAGACTGATAACTTGTCAATTGCACTGTAACACACACCCTGCTATTTAGATTACTTACAAAATGATCATCATGTTGTATCCATTAAGTCTAGTGATTATGCTATAGACTAATCAGAAAAGATTAAGTGAGGTCATGGATTTGGGGAGCCGCTGACTCCAGCTACATTTCTCATTGAAACCCAAGGAGCCCCCCTGGTGGCTATAAAGAAGAATGCAGATTACTGCTATACACAGGCATTAAcctaaaaaaagataaatggcAGCTGTGTGGGTTTCTGTTACCTCGGTAAGGACAGAGGGTGGTGCAAGTAGGCTGGATGATAGTAAGCGGCGACGGCGGCGTGGGCTGCAGCGGCCGGGTCGAGGCTCAGGGGCAGAGAGCTCAGACGGAGGTCATCTGAGGTGGCGAACGGCCGGAGTGCTCTCAGGTATTCCTCTGGAACGGCACCTGAGGGCACTACGGGGTGCATCTGCCCAGGCAAACTGCAGAACATATTCAGAGGATAATTTTAAGAATGAATTATGCATGCAGACTTTTCTGCACAGCTACGCAGTATGCACGTGCCACACTTACCTGATGCTCTGCATTCGGGGGTCTTGCATGATGCTGCTTGGTGTGAGGCCAAAGGAGTGAGCCAGGGGGTGAGGTGAAGAGATGGGAGGAGTCCTCTTATCCTGCTGTGGCTGGGGGTTCTCAGCTCCCACCCGCTCCCTGCTGAGACCCTGAACACTCGGCTCCACCTGACAAAGACACATACAGAAAGTGTGACAGCAGACTTTACTATGTCTAttggtgtgattttttttctccagtgtgtgtctgtgtgagtgtgcacgCTCTACATTCAAACAGAGTAGAGGAGTTCTGGAAAAAGACGAGTGAGAAATAAGATGGAGTGATTGCGTAAAAacctctgagctgcagccagAGGCTCAGCAGAGTGGAAAAGTGGGTCTGATATGTCATAACAGGTCAAGATCAAAGTGGAAAGATGATCCCAATATCTAGCCAACTGCTCCATCCTTCATCACCCACTCCCTCTCTGAGCTTCTCACTCAGAGGATTTGGCCACCACAACACTGCATTTGATCCTCGATTGCTTAAATTCCAGCCCTCAAAATCACCACCATGACCAAAGAggccttttttttccaaacctgCATATAAACACGCATTAAGAAACAAGTACCCCACGCCTGCATCCAAGGCTCTCTCCCACTTTGTCTGGTATGTCATGCGGCATTGTTCTTCATTCTGTTCAAACCAAGCAGTGCTCAAGGATCTGAGAAATGAAGCCAATACTGAAGTAGTCTAGTAACTGCAATTCTccaaatggccacttgaggttgGCTCCAAACCATAGACAGTGTAAGAGATAAATGTAGCTTCTCTGATGTCGCCCACTGGTTTCTAAAGTTCTGTTTCAGAACCTCGAGTGGAGGGTTTCTGCTTCGCCAGGGCGGGTCTGACTGTGAAACTGCACGGTCCTTGTTTAAGGACCTGTGATTCACAATTAGTGAATGATTGTGCAGTCTTATACCAATCTGCTAGGACTTTGTGGTGGTGAGGGGAAGGAGGCTAGACAAaagacactgtggaagagatccagagattaataataaaggATGATTAAATGGAGAGTGGTGTataagcacagagagacaaaatgaTGTGAGTGATCCAGCTGTAACTAAAAACTTTCATGTAAATAAAGCTTAAAGGCCAATCTCAAAAGTAAGAGAGGGCATTTGTCTCCCACATCTAAACTGGGAGCTGGCTCCATAGAAGAGAGGCTTGAAatctgaaggctctgcctcccattctacttttaaatatcttggGAACTACAAGTCAGCCTGCAGACCAAAAGCAAAGTGCTCCATTGAGGTAATATGGAACAGATAATcctgaattttaaaataattttaaaacagaCTTAATGTTTTGTTCAGCATGACCCAAAACTTGTGGTTAAGCTCATAATCTTAGCAgcaaagtgtttacagaggtcaaGACAGGGACTGGTTTTTCCTTTGATTTCTGTAGGACTGATGTCTCTTTGCAACCAcagctatcgccatctggtggcatCCATGGTTTATACTGTTTGTGCTCCAAAAGGAAGTCAGTCTTTATATATTTCCATACTAAAATGCAGCAAGCAAACATGTTTGCACCCTGCTATAAGAAAAAGGCGTGGTCGCTGTAGCCAGCTGAACTGATCATCTGTGTTCTAAACtttaatgtttatgttttatgctTAGCACTTACTAGTAGGCATCAATATGTGTTGCGCTTATATAGTTTCTACTGTAGCTTGTGAACATTAGCTGCCAAATATCACTTCTAGCtccaaaaaaaatcatgaaactTCTATAATGAAAACTCCAAAACTAATATTGGCAAATTAATCCATGACTTTACGTTGGTTCccattttttatatacagtctatgctcCAAACTgtaaggcaaaaaaagaaaatgaaatgactCATAGTCTACAGCAGTGATTAAGCTGATCTAACCGTTTGTTTGCATGCTTGCAGTTAGTGATTAACAGAtattaaaacaaagtaaaaccaggaattgaaaatgaaaaagtgcTGTGATATTTTTGGTGTGATGGAGCCATCGACTGACTAGCCAACCAACCAAGAAGCCAACAGACCACcagacactgatttttttttctaagtctAAATAAGAAACAGCTGCCTGGAACCGTTTAGCAAAGTATGTTAATGAGAAAAAGACATACATTTACACTAATGTGTCATATCTTGTTGCTACAGCAACAGACAGCAGTACAGGTCAGGCTGACCACAGACAAACCACAAACAAATGACCTCTCTCAGCAACACCCAATCTGCTACCTTAGTTTAGTACAACACTTGATTTGCAGTATAATACTCGTGTTTTGAATACGTTTGAATAGTTTTGTATATGCCACTCATGGAAAGCAGATTCAAACCAGGGATGAAGCATCTTTCCTTTAATATCTCCCAGAAATCCTCACTAGGTCAAAACGAGACAGGGAGGCAACACATGGACGGTCTGGAGAGAAGCCATCGCATtccttgacctctgacctcgcAGACAGCCGATGGCCTTCACAGACCCGGCAATAAAACACACGCAGTCTGCTTCTTTTGGTTAAACGGTCCTTTGCTCTGTCCGCACAGTACGGACAAACACTGAATTAACACACAGCTCTGCTCTCCCGCTCATTCTTACACTACCTCCCTTCCTTTCTTAACATCCTATTCTCCATTTTTTTcctgcctccctccctcctcgaTTCTCTCTGAATGTCTGAATAAGAGCCCCAGGCAGGCTGGGCCACAGAGTGGTCTTTGTGAAGGGGTAGAAAGGCAGCTCTGATCCAGGGGGAAGTGGCTACTGTGGGGGCTAACCTCTGCATTGTTTGAGGGGCCTGGTTCCTTGCCCCAGcttaaattcacacacacacacacacacaaacgcacgcacacacacacaggtcccCCTTCACATCCTAAGCCTTTTGTGGTGAAGGgtcaagtacacacacacacacacacgcgcgcacacactcTCTGCAGGAAGCTGAAGACAAAAAGTGCCAGTCTCTGCAgactccagtgtgtgtgtgtgtgtgtgtgtgtgtgtgtgtttttagacAAACACTTAATGTGTTGCTGAAAAAGACGCAGAACAGCAAGGAAGAGGGTGGCTGGAAGCATGAAAATGAAAGCgtaaaacaacacagagaaaggcAGGATGGGGTAAATGAAGAAAGCAACGCTTGGACGGCTGGTTTTGACAGTTGGATGTTGATAAGCACTGGGACTATTTCTTTAATGGAgggagcaggagcagcagcaggacagATAAAGGAGACTGAGAGCGACAGACCACTCATCTGTACTGAGAGAACACGAGAGAGAGACGAGGAAGGGCcgagaaaaaaagaggagactGGCGTGACAGGGGAACAAAAGGTACAGATgcacagagagaaaacagcagacattttgTCTCAGACTGGCGCGAAACACCCGGAGGTGTGACAGCGTGATGAATGACACGTCTTACCTGTCTTCCGTCGGCCCTCCACAGGCCGTTGCTTGTCTTTGTGGGGGCAATGGTGACTACTGGAGGTGTGCTGGGGACACTGCGGCCCCTGTTCTGGCCCAGGAGGGGCCCTAAAGAGCCCCGCTTAGGGGTGGTAACCGGCGAGCTGTGGCTGGTGGCCGGGGAAGAGACGGGAGACGATTCACCGCTGAGGGCAGAACCTGAggaagggagagaaagaggaatGAATGACAGCAAACAGCATCTGATCAGATTAAAAAGATTTCACCATCAAATAATCTCCCCGTGGCACATaactttttcaatttttttgtcaaCGTGACGAACTAAACACTGATTCAGTCATTTTTGATAAAAAGCATTCAAAAAAATGTGACAGAAACAAAGGAAAGTGTAATAACGATACCGGAAGGAAAAGGGTAGGAGATGAAAGTGGGTGTGTGACAATTACGAACACGCACCAAAAaaatctgctgtaaaaagaGCGAAGGAAGCATGTCATAAATGACTGTGTTAAAAAGAGGCTGGGGTGTGACACCAAAGGGGAGGTGTGATaaagggagtgtgtgtgtgtgtgtgtgtgtgtgtgctgcccGTAACATTCACTCTGGCATTACTCCATATTTCTGagaaacacatacacacgcacacaaacaaacacacttgGAAACAAGCAGGAAATAATGAGACAGAGAAGGTAGGAACCAATGAGTTCATGTAAAGCTGCAGGTAGAGAAAATGAGATAGTGATGGAGAGTCGGggacacagaaagagaaaaagagagagggggggggaagAGGGAGCTTGTTATAATTGGCTGTAATTAGATTCTCATTATTAGGAGATGAATGGAAACGAAGGAAGGAAGAGACGGAGAGGGAGAGGTCAGAATAGGTCAGCTCTTATCCAGCACCTTCATTAGGACAGCAATGAGCTgagtgaggacacacacacacaaccaaatAGCTACCAGGCAGCCAAACATTTCACAATAATTCACAAAATACAACCATACTCTGAAAGGATCTACTTTCACTTTTACTGGCACTGTGTTTCAATACGCTGTCCAATTTTCATTCATTAACACTGTGTTCCTGTCTTCAAGAAACCGCTTTTTTCTCCCCCATTAGATAAAAGATTGATACCGCCGTCGTGTCTGTagtctaaatatgaagctaTAGCAGtcagttagcttagcttaacATAATAACTGGAAGAATAAGGACAGAGCTTTCCTAGCTCTGTCCAGAGGCAACAAATTAAAATCTACCATCACCCGTAAGATCACCCACTCTCCTACGCCCTGCTAAAGAGTCCGTGTGCAAACAAAGATTCCCATTTCTCCATGCAAAAGCTGAAGTATTccacagaggagagagaaacaAGGAAATTCAACAGGATTTTGTACAAACCTGACACCAGCAGTAAAGGTTGGACTGGGTGTGACGCACAAAgaggagtctgtgtgtgtgtttgagtgtttgtgtgtgtgtatgctcaAAAATACGTTAGCTCTCCAGGGCTTGAGGCAGCTGGAGCTGTGTTTGGGTGTGTGCAAGGTGGTTAAACCAGTGCTCACCTCTGGGGTCCTCTGCCTGTTTGGCCAGTTTACGAAGGGCAGCAGCGAATCCAGAGTTTGCAGACTGGGCAACTGCGTTCCCATTGGTTAGTGGACTGAGGGGACTGACTGTAGCCGTGGTGCGACTCGCCGTGGAGATCATTCCTAATGATGGTGACTTATTGGACTCATGGTTCATACCTGGCGAGAGCGGAAAGAAAAGATGCGAGGAACTTTATTATTGATTTGATTAAGCGAAGGCCTCGCTCAGCATTGCACTCGGCTAACTACCTGCCTAAAAAAAGATTTCTGAACACAGCTGGTACCCGAGTCATTCTGAATCAACAAAACTCAACTgac is drawn from Pelmatolapia mariae isolate MD_Pm_ZW linkage group LG7, Pm_UMD_F_2, whole genome shotgun sequence and contains these coding sequences:
- the LOC134631477 gene encoding genetic suppressor element 1-like isoform X2; the protein is MFGLKTPHFYLPGMNHESNKSPSLGMISTASRTTATVSPLSPLTNGNAVAQSANSGFAAALRKLAKQAEDPRGSALSGESSPVSSPATSHSSPVTTPKRGSLGPLLGQNRGRSVPSTPPVVTIAPTKTSNGLWRADGRQVEPSVQGLSRERVGAENPQPQQDKRTPPISSPHPLAHSFGLTPSSIMQDPRMQSISLPGQMHPVVPSGAVPEEYLRALRPFATSDDLRLSSLPLSLDPAAAAHAAVAAYYHPAYLHHPLSLPRMEESLCLSALRSQFYSVPAGGAFPPLHPSALHLHLPGGRYPADLNHTALSERLQMENELRQREREQEREREKEREREAGLEREREREREREEERERERELERQKERQRERQQQMVRAAEGHYLAELHARRAPPEDRARPGERLTPNRLVSPDKSKDSEHPGFSAPKPLQPSIHSSRGSVPYPVPSLLPSHLGKHHAGAVGGIHGALSASMMSQRASEEAWLTRQRAQGQDRERPLELGLRSPGKGVEPRRDGSRTGSVYHNSGSKDVAACLGAPPPLISPKAPHQPPAPATTLWNPASLVDAPADSRRKLNAPTPPSRPPPGLTRAERPPAAWGERLEEGNRRMAKSPERFASLRGASLQECWNKSEQDRAIQSLYHRHHINNLHQRSFMPPSISSGACTDLGGRCQAASPPAVRERSHQVPDSMMVYDEVLQQHRRLLSKLDLEEKRRKEAKEGGYYYDLDESYDESDEEEVKAHLRRVTEQPPLKLDTSSEKVDFLRVCGLTTLTHRDDLLAQKRRKRRRMMKERSVSPPAVQGKKKACSPSTSSTPTTPLTTPYSAEQMDCTPELEKKKDFLLMFNLSHVSPQQRRDKERTEELLKAIQRKTVTLDTLRYNPLPLCRSPPVPSTGDSFSAPLPCPSNGHLYPDSPSPSPPYLSKHKHLHNDAHKPPVDSTVTRLPPPLAPHHEKAEFVETQSNRKRQGLQNGAGTGAAAAQKKEPGQVQNGRNRPLERFTPEAFAQHFHQAVLQSTHSTLQNKGLSNCVPEAGVKADPSQPHSVSQLKSSNLIHVSQRAHINGHHFPSSVANRDTLAPQENLSEDEEESDQEEDEEEEEEEDVPRKWQGIEAIFEAYQEYVDEWSIERQVLHSQCKRLEAQNYNLTRTAEQLSITMGELVTQRQKVREERERLQAQLEHFRRCLTLPNIHWGRGQVNGHTPR